ACCTTATATATAAATGGTAAAAAATACAAAGAGCCTTATTTAAAAACAAACAAAGAGGGAATTGCATCTGATGAAAAGTTAACTGGCGATTTTGACTTGATGAGCCTTTTAGGGAAATCAGTTGTACCAAAGAACTCGCTTTTTGTAATGGGTGATAATCGAAGATGGAGCAAGGATAGTAGGATATTTGGCTTTATTTCCAAGGATTCTGTTATTGGGAAAGTTCAACTTCGTTACTATCCGATAAAGGAAATCGGTGCTCCAAAATAACAAATTTACTATTAGTAGTACTATAAATTCGCAAATATAACCTTCCAATATCTATCCAAACCTATGGGTAATTTTTAGCAAAAAACATATTTCTATATGTTTTTTGTTGTTATAAAATGATCTAAAAGGGGGGAATGGATGATGAAGCCAATTTTGCTCGATTTTCCAGCAGAATTTTATACAGATAGATTGGTCATTCGAATGCCCAGACCTGGAGACGGAAAAGCTGTGTTTAATGCGATTCAAGTATCGATTAATGAATTGAAGCCTTGGATGTCTTGGGCACATAAAGAACAAACTGAACAGGATGTAGAAAAGAATATCCGTGAGGCATATGTGAAATTTTTAGCTAGAGAAGATTTGCGTCATCATATTTTCCTTAAAGAATCAGGTGAATTTATTGCTGCCTCCGGTTTGCATCGGATCAATTGGGATGTTCCAAAGTTTGAAATCGGTTATTGGATTGATACACGTTTCTGTGGAAATGGCTACATAACGGAGGCTGTTGCGGGTATTACCCATTTTGCATTTCATGAGCTAAAGGGCAAGAGGGTGGAGATCCGCTGCGATTCTAAAAATGTAAAAAGTAGGGCCATACCAGAAAAACTTGGTTTTTCATTAGAAGGAATTTTTAAAAATGATGGAATGTCAGCGGATGGAAAAGAAGTAAGGGATACACGCATTTACGCAAGAACAAATTCGTGAAGTAAACTTACGATGCCGATTTCCAAAGGGGAATCGGCTATTTCTATGAAAAAATGCTCAGTTGTATAGATAGAGATCATTAAATATTACTACAAAAAAAGTTCAAATTAGACACTTGAATCTTCGAATTAAACCAACAGATAAATCTGGAAATGGCGTGGAGTTAAAAATTATTTTCTACAAGGCTCTATTCATAAATTTGTTGATAATCTCAAGCTTAGTAAAAATCGGTATCAGGATTTTTACGGTTTATCGCACAATTATTATAAATAGAATTCTATTTGGATATAGGAAAAGAGCACGATCCCCTATTTAATACGGGAATTAGCCTATATACGAAAAACAACAATCTATGCGAACACAGCCTTCAAACTTCACTAAAATACTACATTTTGATTGAATTCAAATAAATCGATTACTATTGTAAAGAAGTAAGGGTAAAATAGTCGATAAGAATTGTTTTTTACTGTTTAACATAACTACAGTCGAGAGGAGAACCAAGCTTGCAGCATATTATCGCCTTTATGAATGATTATGGATATCTAATCTTATTTCTAACATCAACATTGGGAATTCTTGCTGTTCCGGTACCGATTGAAGCACTATTGGGCTATGCTGGCTTTATGTCGTTTCAGGGCCAACTTAATTGGTTTGGCAGTGTTTTAGCTGCTACTATCGGCTGTACAACTGGTATGCTCTTAGCCTATTTAATCGGATCAAAGCTTGGAATGCCTTTTTTTGAAAAATATGGCTCACGGGTTCATTTAGGACAAGAACGTTTGAACAAAACGTCAATATGGTTCAAAA
The Neobacillus sp. PS3-40 genome window above contains:
- a CDS encoding GNAT family N-acetyltransferase translates to MKPILLDFPAEFYTDRLVIRMPRPGDGKAVFNAIQVSINELKPWMSWAHKEQTEQDVEKNIREAYVKFLAREDLRHHIFLKESGEFIAASGLHRINWDVPKFEIGYWIDTRFCGNGYITEAVAGITHFAFHELKGKRVEIRCDSKNVKSRAIPEKLGFSLEGIFKNDGMSADGKEVRDTRIYARTNS